Below is a window of Rhizobium jaguaris DNA.
GGCTGGGATGCGCCCAGTCTTCATAGTCACCGGGTTCCCAGCGGCGATGCGGCGCGATGAAGACCCTGATCCCGGCGTCGCGGACGGCCCCATCGATCGCCTTGAGGTTATCGATCAATCCGACTTCCTCGGCGATCGGCTTGATGCGATTCCAGACCTTGCCGCCTTCCGAAAGGAAGTCGTTATAGGGATCGACAAAGAGCAGTGCCGTTGTCTGCTTGCTGTAATTCGGCTTTGACATGTTCGTCTCCAATTTCTTTCGGATTCATCGGGACTTAATTTCGAAGTGCCGCACGCTCGATGCTGGCTGCAAAGAGAGGCGTCTCGCCCCTGTTGTGAGCAATCGACATTGGCTGTCGCTGCGCACGGAAGACGTCGAAAGGAATGCCTTGCCTGTCGAGAGAGGCTTTGAACTCTTCCGTTGCTCTGGAGCGAACGTGGTTGGTGAATTCGCACGTCCGGTCGTCGATACGCCTGACGCTCAGTTCCCAGAGTACGTGGATCGTTGTTCGGCCCGTCGGCGTGAATATATCCGAAACCGACTCCAGAATCAGGTGATGCTTCTCAGCCAGCGTCTCCACATAATGCTGTACCATCAGGCTTCCGCCGATCGTTTCGACATTGATCGACATGCGCTTGCCGTCGGGTGCGGTGGTAAAGCCGGCGGCGATGTGGGCCGGAGAGCAGCGGCGATATTCGTCTTCCGGAAGGGTGAAGCACCAGGTCGGGATATCGACCTTCTCGATCGGTGCGTTGATGATGGCGCTGAAGCTTGAATCGACGATTTCGAGATCGCTGATTGCTTGGCCGGAGCCGGGGGGCGAAAGTCCAACGTCGAGGTCTTCATCTGAGCTGCGGGCTAAGCCCCATTCACGACCACCGACGATATGTGTCCTGGCGGTGTCTGGAAGTCTCTCGCCTGGATGGGAAGTGAGTGCATCCGTCATTGCAGTTCCTTTCTGCACGAGCCCTCATGGCCCGTTGCATTCGGTGTCATGGCTACCTATATTTGCTATGAAAATCATAGCTTCAAGTGCCTATGAAAAAGAAAGTTAGAAAATGGAAAAGAATTCTGTCGAAAAGACGCTCTGCCCCGTGGCTCGCTCGGAGGCAGTCGTGGGCGATCGCTGGACCGTGCTAATCCTGCGCGAGCTGTTCATGCACAGCCATCGGTTCGAGGAAATCCAGGCGCAGACGGGAGGCACGCCTCAAATGATCGCTACCCGCCTGAAGTCGCTGGAGGCGGAAGAAATAGTGGAACGTCGCAAATACAGCGAGCGCCCGCCTCGCTACGAATACCACCTGACGGAAAAGGGAAACGCCTTCTATCCAGTCATCCTTGCGCTACGCGCCTGGGGCGAAACCTGGATCAAGGCGCCGGACGAGGGGCGGGCGATCAACTACACCCATCTAACCTGCGGCGAACCGGCGGGTCTCGGTCCCGTGTGCGAGAGCTGCGGCGAGCCCCTGAAGCGGGGGATCTGCATGCGGATGTCAATCCTGCCTATGCCCAGGAAAGGCGGGACCGTTGGGAAATGTTTCGGGAAACAAGATAGGCCGTTGCTGACGTCGAGGGTGCAACAGCCCCCTGTCGGTCTCCACATCCCCCGACAACAGGAGATCGGCATCCAGAGCACCGCTACTCGAAGAAGATCAAGCTCGCCGGCGAGGGTGGCAATGGTTTTACCGTCGCGTTCTGAAAA
It encodes the following:
- a CDS encoding winged helix-turn-helix transcriptional regulator; the protein is MHSHRFEEIQAQTGGTPQMIATRLKSLEAEEIVERRKYSERPPRYEYHLTEKGNAFYPVILALRAWGETWIKAPDEGRAINYTHLTCGEPAGLGPVCESCGEPLKRGICMRMSILPMPRKGGTVGKCFGKQDRPLLTSRVQQPPVGLHIPRQQEIGIQSTATRRRSSSPARVAMVLPSRSENRRAWPFRPDPSACRLRP